A single Brooklawnia cerclae DNA region contains:
- the rhaI gene encoding L-rhamnose isomerase, which yields MVSLSNLTPEAHRLLSTQTIELASWAFGNAGTRFKVYSTPGTPRDPYEKIADAAQVNAFTGITPRVSLHIPWDEVDDYGKLAQFARDNGVVLGNINSNVFQDDDYKFGSLTNSDPAIRAKAIDAHKHCIDIMGATGSDTLKIWLGDGTNYPGQDSISGRQDRLADSLAQIYAYLADDQQLLLEYKFFEPAFYHTDVPDWGTALLQVLSLGERATVCLDTGHHAPGTNVEFIVVQLLRAGRLGAFDFNSRFYADDDLMVGAADPFQLFRILNEIVSLDALDTEKSGVNFMLDQCHQLEDKIPGEIRSALNVQEATAKALLVDRDALARAQADHDVLGANTVLMDAYSTDVRPLLRELREEKGLDPDPYGAFLRSGYLEKVAAERVGGQQAGWGA from the coding sequence ATGGTCTCGCTCAGCAACCTCACCCCCGAGGCCCACCGCCTCCTGTCCACCCAGACCATCGAGTTGGCCTCGTGGGCGTTCGGCAACGCCGGCACCCGGTTCAAGGTCTATTCGACCCCGGGGACACCCCGCGATCCGTACGAGAAGATCGCGGACGCCGCGCAGGTCAACGCCTTCACCGGCATCACCCCGCGGGTCTCGCTCCACATCCCCTGGGACGAGGTCGACGACTACGGCAAGCTCGCCCAGTTCGCCCGTGACAACGGCGTCGTCCTCGGGAACATCAACTCGAACGTCTTCCAGGACGACGACTACAAGTTCGGATCGCTGACCAACTCCGATCCGGCGATCCGCGCCAAGGCGATCGACGCCCACAAGCACTGCATCGACATCATGGGCGCCACGGGCTCCGACACCCTGAAGATCTGGCTCGGCGACGGGACGAACTACCCCGGCCAGGATTCCATCTCCGGTCGTCAGGATCGGCTCGCGGACTCGCTCGCACAGATCTACGCGTACCTCGCCGACGACCAGCAACTCCTGCTCGAGTACAAGTTCTTCGAGCCGGCCTTCTACCACACCGACGTTCCCGACTGGGGCACCGCACTGCTCCAGGTGCTCAGCCTCGGCGAGCGGGCCACCGTCTGCCTCGACACCGGACACCACGCGCCGGGCACGAACGTCGAGTTCATCGTGGTGCAACTCCTGAGGGCCGGCCGACTGGGGGCGTTCGACTTCAACTCGCGCTTCTACGCCGACGACGACCTGATGGTCGGCGCGGCCGACCCGTTCCAGCTGTTCAGGATCCTGAACGAGATCGTCAGCCTCGACGCGCTCGACACCGAGAAGTCGGGCGTCAACTTCATGCTCGACCAGTGCCACCAGCTCGAGGACAAGATCCCCGGCGAGATCCGCTCGGCCCTCAACGTCCAGGAGGCGACCGCGAAGGCACTCCTCGTCGACCGGGACGCGCTGGCCCGCGCGCAGGCCGACCACGACGTCCTCGGCGCCAACACCGTCCTCATGGACGCCTACAGCACCGACGTCCGCCCGCTGCTGCGCGAACTGCGCGAGGAGAAGGGCCTCGACCCCGACCCCTACGGCGCCTTCCTGCGCTCCGGCTATCTGGAGAAGGTCGCCGCCGAACGCGTCGGCGGCCAGCAGGCCGGCTGGGGAGCATGA
- a CDS encoding rhamnulokinase: MTWTVAAIDLGASSGRVLIGTLSADGVLTVDECSRFPNAPVRVPFDSGDDLQWDVLSLWEGIRAGLREAARRGPVDAVGIDTWGVDYGLLDADGRLLGNPMSYRSERTATAVERVHSALPPEELYALNGIQFQPFNTMFQLVADTCLARDALTRQMLLIPDLLGYWLTGQRICEVSNASTTGLIDPATRRWSPRILTTLREGLHADVPAILPPLVEPGTVVGPVHLGSVDLRTHTGAPSPLIAVASHDTASAVVAVPATHDHSDPGATFGFISSGTWSLVGVELDAPVRTPASRRANFTNELGLDGTVRYLKNITGMWVQQECLRQWRDEDAGRQMPWPEVTAETEAATPMRTLFDVNDPVFAAPGVMTTRIDEWAERAGEPIPRHRGEYLRSITESLVVAYRRALREATRLSGSAIGAVHVVGGGSKNRLLCQLTADATGLPVVAGPVEGTAVGNMLVQLRAIGALRGGLDALRLVVERSVETDHYAPTPGAEVLWDEAERRVLNPRRTPAAAVVDGLGS, translated from the coding sequence ATGACATGGACAGTCGCCGCCATCGACCTGGGGGCCTCCAGCGGCCGCGTGCTCATCGGCACGCTGTCGGCCGACGGGGTTCTCACGGTCGACGAGTGCTCGCGCTTCCCCAACGCGCCGGTGCGCGTCCCCTTCGACAGCGGTGACGACCTGCAGTGGGACGTCCTGTCGCTGTGGGAGGGGATCCGCGCCGGGCTGCGTGAGGCCGCCCGGCGCGGCCCGGTGGACGCCGTCGGGATCGACACGTGGGGGGTGGACTACGGCCTGCTCGACGCCGACGGACGCCTGCTGGGCAACCCCATGTCCTATCGCTCGGAGCGCACGGCCACCGCCGTCGAGCGCGTCCACTCGGCCCTTCCCCCCGAGGAGCTGTACGCCCTCAACGGCATCCAGTTCCAGCCCTTCAACACCATGTTCCAGCTGGTCGCCGACACCTGCCTGGCCCGCGACGCCCTGACCCGCCAGATGCTCCTGATCCCCGACCTGCTCGGCTACTGGCTCACCGGCCAGAGGATCTGCGAGGTGTCGAACGCCTCGACGACCGGTCTGATCGACCCGGCGACGCGACGCTGGAGCCCCCGGATCCTCACGACGCTCCGTGAGGGCCTGCACGCGGATGTGCCCGCGATCCTGCCGCCCCTGGTCGAGCCCGGCACCGTGGTGGGGCCCGTGCATCTCGGCTCCGTGGACCTGCGGACCCACACGGGTGCCCCGTCACCGCTCATCGCGGTCGCGTCCCACGACACGGCCTCGGCGGTCGTGGCCGTTCCCGCCACGCACGACCACAGCGATCCCGGCGCCACGTTCGGGTTCATCTCGTCTGGGACCTGGTCGCTCGTCGGCGTCGAGCTCGACGCCCCGGTGCGGACGCCGGCGTCCAGGCGCGCCAACTTCACCAACGAGCTGGGGTTGGACGGCACCGTCCGGTATCTGAAGAACATCACCGGCATGTGGGTGCAGCAGGAGTGCCTGCGGCAGTGGCGCGACGAGGACGCGGGCCGCCAGATGCCGTGGCCGGAGGTGACCGCCGAGACGGAGGCGGCTACACCCATGCGCACCCTGTTCGACGTCAACGACCCGGTCTTCGCCGCCCCCGGTGTCATGACCACGCGCATCGACGAATGGGCGGAGCGAGCCGGCGAACCCATCCCCCGGCACCGCGGAGAGTATCTTCGCTCGATCACCGAGTCACTCGTCGTGGCCTACCGCCGCGCCCTCCGCGAAGCCACCCGGCTGTCGGGTTCGGCCATCGGGGCGGTCCATGTCGTCGGCGGCGGGTCGAAGAACCGCCTTCTGTGCCAACTCACCGCCGACGCCACCGGCCTGCCGGTCGTCGCCGGCCCCGTGGAGGGCACGGCGGTCGGGAACATGCTCGTGCAACTGCGAGCCATCGGCGCCCTGCGCGGCGGGCTCGACGCACTGCGCCTCGTCGTGGAGCGATCGGTCGAGACCGACCACTACGCTCCCACCCCGGGGGCGGAAGTCCTGTGGGACGAGGCTGAGCGCCGCGTCCTCAACCCCCGGCGAACCCCAGCCGCGGCCGTCGTCGACGGACTCGGCTCGTGA
- a CDS encoding class II aldolase/adducin family protein produces the protein MTHPTTAAAILDSMGKAGARLDHIGACEAGAGNISVSIRQTPADLDDFFPEVSSIDLPVQVPGLAGWTFFVTGSGSRLREIGEDPTANVSVIIVDDGGTTATWRTSPRRTFVRPTSEFNSHLGVHEDQVTRRGLDFQAVIHAQPPYLVQLSHIPALRNDEAFNRAVLRWEPETIVQLPGGIKVLGFMVPGSEELGLNNVEALRDHQIVLWSKHGLMVRSDDSPLAAVDKVEYVETGAMYEYRNLAIGGTGEGLLAEEGHRVVEAFGVDTDLF, from the coding sequence ATGACCCATCCCACCACCGCAGCGGCGATCCTCGACTCCATGGGGAAGGCCGGAGCACGCCTCGACCACATCGGCGCCTGCGAGGCGGGCGCGGGCAACATCTCGGTGTCGATCAGGCAGACCCCGGCCGACCTCGACGACTTCTTCCCGGAGGTCTCCTCCATCGACCTCCCGGTGCAGGTCCCGGGCCTTGCCGGATGGACGTTCTTCGTCACCGGCTCGGGGAGCAGGCTCCGCGAGATCGGCGAGGACCCCACCGCCAACGTCTCCGTGATCATCGTGGACGACGGGGGCACGACAGCCACGTGGCGCACGTCCCCTCGGCGCACCTTCGTCAGGCCGACCTCGGAGTTCAACTCCCACCTGGGCGTCCACGAGGACCAGGTGACCCGGCGCGGGCTCGACTTCCAGGCGGTCATCCACGCCCAGCCGCCGTACCTGGTCCAGCTCTCGCACATCCCCGCCCTGCGCAACGACGAGGCCTTCAACCGGGCCGTGCTGCGCTGGGAGCCCGAGACCATCGTCCAGTTGCCCGGGGGGATCAAGGTGCTCGGCTTCATGGTGCCCGGTAGCGAGGAGCTGGGACTCAACAACGTGGAGGCGCTACGCGACCACCAGATCGTCCTGTGGAGCAAGCACGGCCTCATGGTGCGCTCGGACGACTCCCCGCTGGCCGCGGTCGACAAGGTCGAATACGTCGAGACGGGTGCGATGTACGAGTACCGCAACCTCGCGATCGGGGGCACGGGCGAAGGCCTC